The following are from one region of the Macaca thibetana thibetana isolate TM-01 chromosome 2, ASM2454274v1, whole genome shotgun sequence genome:
- the KLHL18 gene encoding kelch-like protein 18 isoform X2, which yields MVEDGAEELEDLVHFSVSELPSRGYGVMEEIRRQGKLCDVTLKIGDHKFSAHRIVLAASIPYFHAMFTNDMMECKQDEIVMQGMDPSALEALINFAYNGNLAIDQQNVQSLLMGASFLQLQSIKDACCTFLRERLHPKNCLGVRQFAETMMCAVLYDAANSFIHQHFVEVSMSEEFLALPLEDVLELVSRDELNVKSEEQVFEAALAWVRYDREQRGPYLPELLSNIRLPLCRPQFLSDRVQQDDLVRCCHKCRDLVDEAKDYHLMPERRPHLPAFRTRPRCCTSIAGLIYAVGGLNSAGDSLNVVEVFDPIANHWERCRPMTTARSRVGVAVVNGLLYAIGGYDGQLRLSTVEAYNPETDTWTRVGSMNSKRSAMGTVVLDGQIYVCGGYDGNSSLSSVETYSPETDKWTVVTPMSSNRSAAGVTVFEGRIYVSGGHDGLQIFSSVEHYNHHTATWHPAAGMLNKRCRHGAASLGSKMFVCGGYDGSGFLSIAEMYSSVADQWCLIVPMHTRRSRVSLVASCGRLYAVGGYDGQSNLSSVEMYDPETDRWTFMAPMACHEGGVGVGCIPLLTI from the exons ATTGGGGACCACAAATTCAGTGCTCACCGGATCGTCTTAGCAGCCTCAATCCCATATTTCCATGCTATGTTTACAAATGACATGATGGAGTGCAAGCAGGATGAGATTGTAATGCAAGGAATGGACCCAAG TGCCCTGGAGGCTCTGATCAACTTTGCTTACAATGGCAACCTTGCCATTGACCAGCAAAATGTCCAGTCATTGCTGATGGGGGCGAGCTTCCTGCAGCTGCAGAGCATCAAAGACGCCTGCTGCACATTCCTCCGAGAACG GCTTCACCCAAAAAACTGCCTGGGTGTGCGCCAGTTTGCTGAGACAATGATGTGTGCTGTGCTGTACGACGCTGCCAACAGCTTCATCCACCAGCACTTTGTGGAGGTGTCCATGTCAGAAGAgttcctggccctgcccttggaAGACGTGCTTGAGCTGGTGTCTCGGGATGAGCTAAATGTCAAATCTGAGGAGCAG GTCTTTGAAGCTGCATTGGCCTGGGTCAGATACGACCGGGAGCAGAGGGGTCCCTACCTGCCTGAGCTGCTGTCCAATATCCGCTTGCCCCTCTGCCGGCCCCAGTTCCTTTCAGACAGAGTACAGCAGGATGACCTGGTGCGTTGCTGCCACAaatgcag GGACCTGGTAGATGAAGCAAAGGACTACCACCTCATGCCAGAGCGCCGGCCCCACCTGCCAGCTTTCAGAACCCGGCCACGCTGCTGCACGTCCATCGCTGGGCTTATCTACGCCGTGGGGGGCCTCAACTCAGCAG GTGATTCCCTGAATGTGGTGGAAGTGTTCGACCCCATCGCCAATCACTGGGAGAGGTGCCGTCCCATGACAACAGCCCGCAGCCGTGTTGGCGTGGCTGTGGTGAACGGGCTTCTCTATGCCATTGGAGGATATGACGGCCAGCTACGGCTGAGCACTGTGGAGGCGTACAACCCGGAGACAGACACATGGACCAGAGTGGGGAGCATGAATAGCAAGAGAAG TGCCATGGGGACAGTCGTGCTGGACGGGCAGATCTACGTCTGTGGGGGCTACGATGGCAACTCTTCCCTCAGCTCCGTGGAGACCTACTCACCTGAGACGGACAA GTGGACAGTGGTGACCCCAATGAGCTCGAATCGCAGTGCTGCTGGGGTTACGGTCTTTGAGGGCAGGATATATGTGTCAGGCGGCCACGATGGTTTGCAGATCTTCAGCAGT GTGGAGCACTACAACCACCACACTGCCACCTGGCACCCTGCAGCTGGCATGCTCAACAAGCGCTGCCGGCACGGAGCCGCCTCCCTGGGGAGCAAGATGTTTGTCTGCGGGGGCTACGATGGCTCTGGCTTCCTCAGCATTGCTGAGATGTACAGCTCTGTGGCAGACCAGTGGTGCCTGATCGTCCCCATGCACACGCGCCGGAGCCGGGTCTCCCTGGTGGCCAGCTGTGGGCGCCTCTACGCTGTAGGGGGCTACGACGGACAGTCAAACCTAAGCTCAGTGGAGATGTATGACCCAGAGACGGACCGCTGGACATTCATGGCCCCCATGGCATGCCATGAGGGAGGAGTCGGTGTGGGCTGCATCCCTCTCCTCACCATCTAA
- the KLHL18 gene encoding kelch-like protein 18 isoform X1, with the protein MVEDGAEELEDLVHFSVSELPSRGYGVMEEIRRQGKLCDVTLKIGDHKFSAHRIVLAASIPYFHAMFTNDMMECKQDEIVMQGMDPSALEALINFAYNGNLAIDQQNVQSLLMGASFLQLQSIKDACCTFLRERLHPKNCLGVRQFAETMMCAVLYDAANSFIHQHFVEVSMSEEFLALPLEDVLELVSRDELNVKSEEQVFEAALAWVRYDREQRGPYLPELLSNIRLPLCRPQFLSDRVQQDDLVRCCHKCRDLVDEAKDYHLMPERRPHLPAFRTRPRCCTSIAGLIYAVGGLNSAANFYAGDSLNVVEVFDPIANHWERCRPMTTARSRVGVAVVNGLLYAIGGYDGQLRLSTVEAYNPETDTWTRVGSMNSKRSAMGTVVLDGQIYVCGGYDGNSSLSSVETYSPETDKWTVVTPMSSNRSAAGVTVFEGRIYVSGGHDGLQIFSSVEHYNHHTATWHPAAGMLNKRCRHGAASLGSKMFVCGGYDGSGFLSIAEMYSSVADQWCLIVPMHTRRSRVSLVASCGRLYAVGGYDGQSNLSSVEMYDPETDRWTFMAPMACHEGGVGVGCIPLLTI; encoded by the exons ATTGGGGACCACAAATTCAGTGCTCACCGGATCGTCTTAGCAGCCTCAATCCCATATTTCCATGCTATGTTTACAAATGACATGATGGAGTGCAAGCAGGATGAGATTGTAATGCAAGGAATGGACCCAAG TGCCCTGGAGGCTCTGATCAACTTTGCTTACAATGGCAACCTTGCCATTGACCAGCAAAATGTCCAGTCATTGCTGATGGGGGCGAGCTTCCTGCAGCTGCAGAGCATCAAAGACGCCTGCTGCACATTCCTCCGAGAACG GCTTCACCCAAAAAACTGCCTGGGTGTGCGCCAGTTTGCTGAGACAATGATGTGTGCTGTGCTGTACGACGCTGCCAACAGCTTCATCCACCAGCACTTTGTGGAGGTGTCCATGTCAGAAGAgttcctggccctgcccttggaAGACGTGCTTGAGCTGGTGTCTCGGGATGAGCTAAATGTCAAATCTGAGGAGCAG GTCTTTGAAGCTGCATTGGCCTGGGTCAGATACGACCGGGAGCAGAGGGGTCCCTACCTGCCTGAGCTGCTGTCCAATATCCGCTTGCCCCTCTGCCGGCCCCAGTTCCTTTCAGACAGAGTACAGCAGGATGACCTGGTGCGTTGCTGCCACAaatgcag GGACCTGGTAGATGAAGCAAAGGACTACCACCTCATGCCAGAGCGCCGGCCCCACCTGCCAGCTTTCAGAACCCGGCCACGCTGCTGCACGTCCATCGCTGGGCTTATCTACGCCGTGGGGGGCCTCAACTCAGCAG CAAATTTTTATGCAGGTGATTCCCTGAATGTGGTGGAAGTGTTCGACCCCATCGCCAATCACTGGGAGAGGTGCCGTCCCATGACAACAGCCCGCAGCCGTGTTGGCGTGGCTGTGGTGAACGGGCTTCTCTATGCCATTGGAGGATATGACGGCCAGCTACGGCTGAGCACTGTGGAGGCGTACAACCCGGAGACAGACACATGGACCAGAGTGGGGAGCATGAATAGCAAGAGAAG TGCCATGGGGACAGTCGTGCTGGACGGGCAGATCTACGTCTGTGGGGGCTACGATGGCAACTCTTCCCTCAGCTCCGTGGAGACCTACTCACCTGAGACGGACAA GTGGACAGTGGTGACCCCAATGAGCTCGAATCGCAGTGCTGCTGGGGTTACGGTCTTTGAGGGCAGGATATATGTGTCAGGCGGCCACGATGGTTTGCAGATCTTCAGCAGT GTGGAGCACTACAACCACCACACTGCCACCTGGCACCCTGCAGCTGGCATGCTCAACAAGCGCTGCCGGCACGGAGCCGCCTCCCTGGGGAGCAAGATGTTTGTCTGCGGGGGCTACGATGGCTCTGGCTTCCTCAGCATTGCTGAGATGTACAGCTCTGTGGCAGACCAGTGGTGCCTGATCGTCCCCATGCACACGCGCCGGAGCCGGGTCTCCCTGGTGGCCAGCTGTGGGCGCCTCTACGCTGTAGGGGGCTACGACGGACAGTCAAACCTAAGCTCAGTGGAGATGTATGACCCAGAGACGGACCGCTGGACATTCATGGCCCCCATGGCATGCCATGAGGGAGGAGTCGGTGTGGGCTGCATCCCTCTCCTCACCATCTAA
- the KLHL18 gene encoding kelch-like protein 18 isoform X3, producing MSGRAPWLTRVIPTLWEAEIGDHKFSAHRIVLAASIPYFHAMFTNDMMECKQDEIVMQGMDPSALEALINFAYNGNLAIDQQNVQSLLMGASFLQLQSIKDACCTFLRERLHPKNCLGVRQFAETMMCAVLYDAANSFIHQHFVEVSMSEEFLALPLEDVLELVSRDELNVKSEEQVFEAALAWVRYDREQRGPYLPELLSNIRLPLCRPQFLSDRVQQDDLVRCCHKCRDLVDEAKDYHLMPERRPHLPAFRTRPRCCTSIAGLIYAVGGLNSAANFYAGDSLNVVEVFDPIANHWERCRPMTTARSRVGVAVVNGLLYAIGGYDGQLRLSTVEAYNPETDTWTRVGSMNSKRSAMGTVVLDGQIYVCGGYDGNSSLSSVETYSPETDKWTVVTPMSSNRSAAGVTVFEGRIYVSGGHDGLQIFSSVEHYNHHTATWHPAAGMLNKRCRHGAASLGSKMFVCGGYDGSGFLSIAEMYSSVADQWCLIVPMHTRRSRVSLVASCGRLYAVGGYDGQSNLSSVEMYDPETDRWTFMAPMACHEGGVGVGCIPLLTI from the exons ATTGGGGACCACAAATTCAGTGCTCACCGGATCGTCTTAGCAGCCTCAATCCCATATTTCCATGCTATGTTTACAAATGACATGATGGAGTGCAAGCAGGATGAGATTGTAATGCAAGGAATGGACCCAAG TGCCCTGGAGGCTCTGATCAACTTTGCTTACAATGGCAACCTTGCCATTGACCAGCAAAATGTCCAGTCATTGCTGATGGGGGCGAGCTTCCTGCAGCTGCAGAGCATCAAAGACGCCTGCTGCACATTCCTCCGAGAACG GCTTCACCCAAAAAACTGCCTGGGTGTGCGCCAGTTTGCTGAGACAATGATGTGTGCTGTGCTGTACGACGCTGCCAACAGCTTCATCCACCAGCACTTTGTGGAGGTGTCCATGTCAGAAGAgttcctggccctgcccttggaAGACGTGCTTGAGCTGGTGTCTCGGGATGAGCTAAATGTCAAATCTGAGGAGCAG GTCTTTGAAGCTGCATTGGCCTGGGTCAGATACGACCGGGAGCAGAGGGGTCCCTACCTGCCTGAGCTGCTGTCCAATATCCGCTTGCCCCTCTGCCGGCCCCAGTTCCTTTCAGACAGAGTACAGCAGGATGACCTGGTGCGTTGCTGCCACAaatgcag GGACCTGGTAGATGAAGCAAAGGACTACCACCTCATGCCAGAGCGCCGGCCCCACCTGCCAGCTTTCAGAACCCGGCCACGCTGCTGCACGTCCATCGCTGGGCTTATCTACGCCGTGGGGGGCCTCAACTCAGCAG CAAATTTTTATGCAGGTGATTCCCTGAATGTGGTGGAAGTGTTCGACCCCATCGCCAATCACTGGGAGAGGTGCCGTCCCATGACAACAGCCCGCAGCCGTGTTGGCGTGGCTGTGGTGAACGGGCTTCTCTATGCCATTGGAGGATATGACGGCCAGCTACGGCTGAGCACTGTGGAGGCGTACAACCCGGAGACAGACACATGGACCAGAGTGGGGAGCATGAATAGCAAGAGAAG TGCCATGGGGACAGTCGTGCTGGACGGGCAGATCTACGTCTGTGGGGGCTACGATGGCAACTCTTCCCTCAGCTCCGTGGAGACCTACTCACCTGAGACGGACAA GTGGACAGTGGTGACCCCAATGAGCTCGAATCGCAGTGCTGCTGGGGTTACGGTCTTTGAGGGCAGGATATATGTGTCAGGCGGCCACGATGGTTTGCAGATCTTCAGCAGT GTGGAGCACTACAACCACCACACTGCCACCTGGCACCCTGCAGCTGGCATGCTCAACAAGCGCTGCCGGCACGGAGCCGCCTCCCTGGGGAGCAAGATGTTTGTCTGCGGGGGCTACGATGGCTCTGGCTTCCTCAGCATTGCTGAGATGTACAGCTCTGTGGCAGACCAGTGGTGCCTGATCGTCCCCATGCACACGCGCCGGAGCCGGGTCTCCCTGGTGGCCAGCTGTGGGCGCCTCTACGCTGTAGGGGGCTACGACGGACAGTCAAACCTAAGCTCAGTGGAGATGTATGACCCAGAGACGGACCGCTGGACATTCATGGCCCCCATGGCATGCCATGAGGGAGGAGTCGGTGTGGGCTGCATCCCTCTCCTCACCATCTAA
- the KLHL18 gene encoding kelch-like protein 18 isoform X4 — translation MFTNDMMECKQDEIVMQGMDPSALEALINFAYNGNLAIDQQNVQSLLMGASFLQLQSIKDACCTFLRERLHPKNCLGVRQFAETMMCAVLYDAANSFIHQHFVEVSMSEEFLALPLEDVLELVSRDELNVKSEEQVFEAALAWVRYDREQRGPYLPELLSNIRLPLCRPQFLSDRVQQDDLVRCCHKCRDLVDEAKDYHLMPERRPHLPAFRTRPRCCTSIAGLIYAVGGLNSAANFYAGDSLNVVEVFDPIANHWERCRPMTTARSRVGVAVVNGLLYAIGGYDGQLRLSTVEAYNPETDTWTRVGSMNSKRSAMGTVVLDGQIYVCGGYDGNSSLSSVETYSPETDKWTVVTPMSSNRSAAGVTVFEGRIYVSGGHDGLQIFSSVEHYNHHTATWHPAAGMLNKRCRHGAASLGSKMFVCGGYDGSGFLSIAEMYSSVADQWCLIVPMHTRRSRVSLVASCGRLYAVGGYDGQSNLSSVEMYDPETDRWTFMAPMACHEGGVGVGCIPLLTI, via the exons ATGTTTACAAATGACATGATGGAGTGCAAGCAGGATGAGATTGTAATGCAAGGAATGGACCCAAG TGCCCTGGAGGCTCTGATCAACTTTGCTTACAATGGCAACCTTGCCATTGACCAGCAAAATGTCCAGTCATTGCTGATGGGGGCGAGCTTCCTGCAGCTGCAGAGCATCAAAGACGCCTGCTGCACATTCCTCCGAGAACG GCTTCACCCAAAAAACTGCCTGGGTGTGCGCCAGTTTGCTGAGACAATGATGTGTGCTGTGCTGTACGACGCTGCCAACAGCTTCATCCACCAGCACTTTGTGGAGGTGTCCATGTCAGAAGAgttcctggccctgcccttggaAGACGTGCTTGAGCTGGTGTCTCGGGATGAGCTAAATGTCAAATCTGAGGAGCAG GTCTTTGAAGCTGCATTGGCCTGGGTCAGATACGACCGGGAGCAGAGGGGTCCCTACCTGCCTGAGCTGCTGTCCAATATCCGCTTGCCCCTCTGCCGGCCCCAGTTCCTTTCAGACAGAGTACAGCAGGATGACCTGGTGCGTTGCTGCCACAaatgcag GGACCTGGTAGATGAAGCAAAGGACTACCACCTCATGCCAGAGCGCCGGCCCCACCTGCCAGCTTTCAGAACCCGGCCACGCTGCTGCACGTCCATCGCTGGGCTTATCTACGCCGTGGGGGGCCTCAACTCAGCAG CAAATTTTTATGCAGGTGATTCCCTGAATGTGGTGGAAGTGTTCGACCCCATCGCCAATCACTGGGAGAGGTGCCGTCCCATGACAACAGCCCGCAGCCGTGTTGGCGTGGCTGTGGTGAACGGGCTTCTCTATGCCATTGGAGGATATGACGGCCAGCTACGGCTGAGCACTGTGGAGGCGTACAACCCGGAGACAGACACATGGACCAGAGTGGGGAGCATGAATAGCAAGAGAAG TGCCATGGGGACAGTCGTGCTGGACGGGCAGATCTACGTCTGTGGGGGCTACGATGGCAACTCTTCCCTCAGCTCCGTGGAGACCTACTCACCTGAGACGGACAA GTGGACAGTGGTGACCCCAATGAGCTCGAATCGCAGTGCTGCTGGGGTTACGGTCTTTGAGGGCAGGATATATGTGTCAGGCGGCCACGATGGTTTGCAGATCTTCAGCAGT GTGGAGCACTACAACCACCACACTGCCACCTGGCACCCTGCAGCTGGCATGCTCAACAAGCGCTGCCGGCACGGAGCCGCCTCCCTGGGGAGCAAGATGTTTGTCTGCGGGGGCTACGATGGCTCTGGCTTCCTCAGCATTGCTGAGATGTACAGCTCTGTGGCAGACCAGTGGTGCCTGATCGTCCCCATGCACACGCGCCGGAGCCGGGTCTCCCTGGTGGCCAGCTGTGGGCGCCTCTACGCTGTAGGGGGCTACGACGGACAGTCAAACCTAAGCTCAGTGGAGATGTATGACCCAGAGACGGACCGCTGGACATTCATGGCCCCCATGGCATGCCATGAGGGAGGAGTCGGTGTGGGCTGCATCCCTCTCCTCACCATCTAA